The window ACCTAATAAAACTCTATTATTCATAATCGTTTCCTAAATTGCTTAATTTGCGTTATTAGCGAGGTAAGTATAGTTAAATAAACGAGATTACTAGCAAAAAATAAAAAATAGACGACAATTTAATGGTAGTGCTTAAAAGGGCTTATTTAAAACAATAGCTTAATGTAGGGTAACAAGCAGAATGAATATTATTAGCAATTTAAGTATAAACAAGAAGATACACCTAATTACAGGGTTAACTGTGGTACTGTTAATCGCTATTTTGGCGGTTAGTCGCAGTACCATGGTGGATAATGAAAAATCCATTAACGAAATTTCGAATGTCAGTTACGAAGTAGTGAAATTTGCAACTGCTAACAAATATTTAGTGCAAAAATTGGATGAGCTTTATACTCAGTCGGTTACATTTGGCGATGAAGAATTGATTGGTAAAGCAACAGAGACCGGTGAACTGATAAAACAGAACCTTGAACAACTTTCGCGTTTATCGCCTGAGGATGCCAGTGGTAGAGATATTAAACTACTGCAAGAGTACAGTAAAATAGCAAAAGACATAGCGTCGGGTATGATTAACGGCACAGCCGACTTTTCAAAAATCCAACAACAAGCACAGGAAAAAACCGCAAAATATGAAGAGCTAGTGAGTCATTTTGAAACATTTCAAGCTAAATCAGATGAGCGTTTTCAGGCACTGATTAGCGATACATTAGAGCGTTCAAGCGATGCGATTAGTGTAACCATCGGGATTATTGTTATCGCCATCATTATGTCTGCGTTATTGGCCATTTACATTGCGCAAGCCATTAGTCAATCAGCTAAAGAAGTTGCGTCTTCACTTGAACAACTTGCCAATGGCGGAGGCAGTTTAAGCAGTAAGTTAGAAGTGCGAGGTGAAGATGAAATTGGTCAAGTATCGCAAAACTTTAATGGCTTTATATCGTTATTGAAAGACTCGGTAGAAAACGTTGTGTCAGTGGTTAGCCCGTTAATGGAAAACTCAACACGCTTGGTACAAGGTATGGAGCGCGCTGAAAACGCAACTAACCAACAATCACATGATGCAGAGATTGTACGTCAGTCAATGGAAGAGATGAAATTAAGCGTAGGTGACATTTCTAACTCGGCGGCGAGTGCCGCAGAAGCAGCAAGAAGCGCCGAAAAAGAAGTGGAAGTCAGCGCGCAGCAAATTGAATCTTCGGTAACAGAATCAAATGCACTTCGAGATGAAATCGAGGCGGCATCGGGCACCATTGATCAATTAGCCAATGACACTCAAAACGTAGGCCAAATCTTAAACGTGATTACCTCTATCGCTGAGCAAACGAATTTACTTGCGCTTAATGCGGCCATTGAAGCGGCGCGTGCAGGTGAACAAGGGCGTGGTTTTGCCGTGGTTGCTGATGAAGTGCGTGAACTTGCATCGCGTACCGCAAAATCGACAAACGAAATTCGCGATTTATTAAATGTTTTAACAGTGGCTGCTAATGACTCGGTAACAGCAATGAATTCAGCAATGGAAAAAGCCAAACAGAACTCAGACAACGCAGCAAAAACAGGTGACTCAATTCGTAAAATCGCCGAACAAATATTGGCGATTAATGGTATGAACGCACAAATTGCTACGGCAACCGAAGAGCAAACGTCGGTCGCTTCAATCGTGGTTGATAATGTGTCAAATATGCACTCGTCGTTTGAGTCGACATTAAACTCACTTGAACAAGTACGCAGTGTTGCAACAAACTTGCATGATTTATCAGACAAGTTACTGGATGCAACATCGCGCTTTAACCTTTAACTAAGTACTTTAAAAACAAAACACCTACCATTTTCTGTTGTGGGTGTTTTGTTTTAAGAAAACTCGTTTTTCAACATGCCAAACTTCTGATCGTTAAACCACTTATCATCAATTTTATAGTTGTCTCTGATCACGCCTTCTAGTTTAAACCCCAGCGCAGTTAATAATCGACTTGATGCGTCGTTGCCCTGCGTAACCGTAGCAGTTACTTTGTGATAATCACATTCATCAAATGCAAACGCCGTCACTCTACGCGTTGACTCTTTTGCATAACCTAATCCTTGAAATTCAGGGTCAAGCATAAAGCCAAGCTCGGCTTGCTGATATGGTTGCCACTGTGATAAAAATCCGGTAACGCCAATAGGTGTCATGGTATTTTTATCGAACATAGTAAGTGTAAGCCAATCATTAGATTGTTTTTGCCAAGAAATACAGCGTTCATCAAATCGTTGCTTAATTACATCAAGCGTAGGCATATCGCTTATAAAGCGCATCACATCAGGCAGCTGATGTAAATGTTTGAAAAATTGCCAATCGTCAGAAGAAAGCGATCTAAGAAGAAGTCTTTCGGTTTCAAGTTCCATTTTGTAGATAGGTTGCTCGTTATGTTTTTAGCATAATATGTCAAAATTATTAAACTAGCTCAATAAATTAGGGGATTAGTTGTAAGAAAAAGCGTAATCAATTATTTAATAACATGATGAGTTGCATGTTTTTTAATTTGTTTGAATACAATATTCGCTTATCTCGGTCTAAACTCAACATGATGTAATTTAATTTTTAAGGTGCGCTATGCTTGAAAATGTATTTAATTATATGTTTTTAACAGTACTCATTTTTTTATCATTGCACGCGCATGGAACCAGCAATAAACAAGTCACATTAACTTATTGTTATGAAAATAAACCGGTTTTACCTCATTTTTATGGTGAAGGCCCATTAGTACCTGAGTCTAAGCCCGGTCCGGCAATTGATATTTTGAATCAAGTTGAGACTTATCATCCCGATTTAACCATTAAATTTGTTCGATACCCTTGGAAACGTTGTTTAAACGACCTCGCTAGTGGCAAAGTAGACGCTGTGGTGGGGCGGTATCATCCGCTTAGAGAGCAAATAGCCCGTTACCCAAAAAATAGCGATGGCGAATTAGATAACCGCTTTAGTTTTTCGAATTCCGCATCGTGTTTGTTATACAAAGCGGGCAGTATAAATTGGGATGGCGAAACACTGGTTTTTGATAAACCAATGAGTATGTCTATTCCAAATGGCTATGGTGTTGTTGGCGAAATGCGCAAAAAAGGCTTTGATATATACGAATCACCATCAATAAGTAAAGCCCATGAGTTATTGTTCAAAGGTCGTGTGGTTGTTTCGCTGAGCAATTGTCATATGGAAGATGTGCCAACTGGCTTTGAACAAAATATGATTCCAATTAATCAAAGCATTGGATATTTGATGTTTAGTCATCAATTTTTTGAACGTCAGCCTCTATTGGCGAATAAGCTTTGGCAAACGCTGTCTGAAATTGATGCTGAGGCGTTTTATCAAGAGTATTTTAATCAAGCCCTAGCACATTAAGCTGGCAACAATGCATAAAAAAAGCGGGTTGCCCCGCTTAAACTTTCCCCAAATATTATTTTAGCGTGTGAATACTCCGATTTTTTGTGTAACAACACCTTTATTATCAATGACAAATAGATGTTTAGCTTGTGGTAGCTCGATTATCAGTTGTTTATTTTAAAGTAAGAGTAATTGTTACATTTTGTTTTGATTACTAAAAATTAGTTTTTTATTAAACCTTTTCCCTTTTGCTCGCGACTAAGCTTTTAAACCAATACATTTACTCAACAGGATTAAACGCTATGAAACAGTTCGCCCTTGTTATGTTAAGTTCGGCTATTCTTACCGCTTGCGCGGTTGCAAATGCAACATCAGACAACACATTGGAGAATGATGCACCGAACATCTATGTGTTTAAGGATTGTAAGCGCCTAGATACTATCGCGATGACAGATTTGCAACTGACCGCTTACCATGCAATGAAAGCGGATGAAGTGAAGCTAAAAACGCTTGAAAAGCCGATGAAAAGTATGGAACGTGAACTTGCAAAACATGAGCATGCATTAGATAGCTTATCAGGTGATATGGTTATTGAAGATGGCGATACTGTGGTTGTGAATAAAAAATTAATTAAGCAACACGAACAAATCGCTGAAAAAATGGAAGCGATAGTCCGTTCTCATAGCAAAGATATTGAAGCCCTTGAACTGCATGCGCGTCAGTTTGAGCGCACCGCTCGTGACTTTGAAGCGGCAATTCAGCCGTCAATTAGCAAATTTGGTGAAAACAATATTCAAATCACAATTGGCAACAAAGCACCTAATTGGCAATGCGAAGCCTAAAATAAACGCTATCAGTTATGGTGTGGTGTGCGTCACCCACCTATTGTAATTTTCATTCAGCAAACGAACATAATTAACAGCATTAGCGTTTATAATCGCGCTATGTTAATTCCGTTCAGGGTTTGGCTTTTTGGTTAGCTGAATTCTTAAGGTTTTTTGGAAAACCAATCAGCGATAAACTCTATGCACTTTGCAAGAATAGGAGGGGTATGCTTGCGGTTTGGATATAAAGCGTACAAAATTAAATCTGGTTTCGAACAGTTGCTTAGCACCTCAACAAGCTGACCTTTTTTAAATGCGGGTTTCGCAACAAAGCTTGGTAAAAAACCGATACCTAAACCCGCTACAATCACATCTTTCATATACAAAGTAGAATTAACTTTTAAATTGCCTGTTACGGTCACTCCTTCATTTATTGGCCATTTATTACCCCCTTTAAAGTAGCTGTAGATAAAACAGTTATGTGTTTTAAGTGACTGAGGCGTTGTTACATCGCCATGTTTTGCTAAGTAATTTGGCGAAGCGCAGACATGATAAGTAAATTTGGTGAGTGGTTTACCAATGTAATTGGAATCAAATACAGTGCTGCTAGCACGAAAGCCTAAATCAAAACCATGTTCCAATAGATCTAATGCTTCATCGCCTAGGTGAATATCTAATTCGACTTCTGGGTATGCACTCATAAAGTCACTTAGCACAGCATTTAAATCGGTTAACCCCAACGCCATTGGTAAATTAATTCTAAGTTTACCTTTTACGCTGTTTTGCATTTGCTGTACATAGGCATCAGCATCATGAACTTGAGCGAGTATTTCTCGACAGCGGTTTAAGTACCCCTCACCAATGTGAGTTAGTTGAATTTTACGTGTTGAGCGGTGAAGTAAGCGAGCGTCAAGCGTCATTTCAAGTTTTTGAATTTCTTTACTCACCATCGATGGTGTTACGCCCAATTCTTCAGCGACCGCGGCAAAACTGCCAAGATCAGCAAGACGCGCGAAGAGGTGCATGCATCTGAGTTTATTCATGCTGATATGCTTTCTGTTGAAACTGTTTCCATTTTGGCATTAGTTTAGTTCCATTTCTATTATTTTTGGATTTAATTCTTTAGCACATACTGATTTTAAATTTACTCAATATTAAAAAATAAAAGGAAACACCAAAATGTATCGGCTTTTTTATTCTCCTGACGCATGTTCATTAGCAACACATACAGTACTAAACTTACTCGATCAATCGCCTCAATTAGCTTCGGTAAATGCGTTGGATTGCTTTGCTAAGATAAATCCTGCGAAGCAAGTGCCGGCCTTGCAATACGGTGAAGAGGTTATGTGCGAAGGCGCGGCAATTTTACTTTATTTGTTAAATAAACATGAAAATGACCTGCTGCCTGCAAATGGTGTTCAACGCCAGCACGCTATTGAAAATATAATGTTTGCCAATGCGAGTATGCATCCAGCCTATAGCCGCTTATTCTTTATTAATAACTTAGAGTTAGACCAAGAAACAAAGCTTATTTTGTTTAATGCGGCACGTGAACATATCAACCATTTATGGCAAGTAGTAGATCAGAAATTACGTGGTAACGCATTTCTTGGTGGAGAATCAGTATCGGCCGCTGATATTTTGTTGGCTGTTTATTCGCGTTGGGGAGCGTATTTTCCGGTCGATATTCCATTGAGCGAACGTATCCAAGCAATGCTCAAAAACGTATTTGCACTTGATGCTTTTAAGCTTGCATTAAAAAATGAACAGGCGGATCAGAAAAAACATGGATATTAATGCAAAAGAGGCTGTGATCAACACTGTAAATGCTTATTTTGAGGGATTACATTTCGCGGATATTGAAAAGCTACATGCCATTTTCAGCCATGATTGTGTACTTAAAGCCCCCGGTATTCGCAGAGGTTTAGACAGTTGGCTTTCGCTAGTTGCTGCTCGTGAAACTCCCCATGAAAAAGGTGATCCGTTTAGTTATAAGGTGTTGCAATTAGAAGTTATAGGAGAGCAAGCACTTGTTAAAGTGTACTGTCCTCTTTTAGGACAAGAATATATCGATTTTTTAGGGCTGCTTTATGAAAACAACCGTTGGCGTATTGTGAATAAAATGTATGCACCCAGAGTAGGAGAATAGTTATGCCATACGTAAACATTCAGGTAACGAAAGAAGGTGGTACACATAATGTAGGCCCGACTGATGAGCAAAAGCGCCTACTAATTGCTGGTGTTACCGAGTTACTGCAAAATGTATTAAATAAAGACCCAAAGACAACGCATGTTGTTATTAGTGAGGTTGCGCTGGCTAATTGGGGGGTAGGGGGAGTGCCTGTCATTGACTACCGAGCGCAAAATAAAGAGAGCATTTAACTAGTAATGCGAGAAATAGCAGCCTAGTGGCTGCTATTTTCATTTTACACTTAGAGAAACTAAGTCGAAGCAATTACCAAGTATAATTTGCAGTAACCGAGTATTGTTCACCGCGACCTGGTGTACCTGGTACTTCTTCGAATTTTTCATTCCATAAATTATCAACGGCAAACACCAAATTTACACCTGGTAATTGTCTTGGTGTGTAGGTGGCTGTTAAGTGGGTGAACAGCGCGTTGTCATCGCCGTTACGCAGGGCATTTTCTTGCTGTTTGCGCCATTCATTATCAATGCGCAGAACTACACTGTCATGCAGGTGCCATACGGCGCCAAGCGTTACACGATGCGGTGGATAATTTAACGCATAAAAACTGGCGTCTACCGTGTCGTCAAAGTAGTTTTCAGATTTATCTAAATAAGTGTAACTAGCGACAATATCGGCGTTACCAAAACTTTTAATCGCAAAAAGTTCAAAACCTAGCGTGTCAATATCAACAGCGTTGGCTGCACGCGCTGAAGTTGCATCAAAACTATATGTCCAGTCAGTTAAATCGTTATCAAAACGATAAAAAAGTGCAGAATCGAAGCGCCAGTCTAGGGCATCAAGCGACATCCCAACTTCAATATTCTTACTTACTTCACGTTTTAAATTGTGATTACTTCTAAATAGGCCGCCTGTTTCGCTGCCACCAATTGCGGTGTAGCCAGCAACTTGTGTAGCTTCGGCGTACGATAGATAGAATTTACGTGTTGAGTTATCTTGATTACGTGTTAGCCATGAAATATCACCAATCACAGATACATGAGAGTCATCACGATTAGTGTCGTCAAATGCAACGCCAAGTCGGGCGGTTAGGCTTTGGTTTGCATCAAGTGAGGTGGTGTATTCAGGTACAAGGCTCAGTTTGTAATAATCACGTGAAGTAAAATTGTTTTCAAGGGTAGTTGATTCAATTGAATCAGCCATCGCTTGTGCCGAATACAATACGTTAAATTGGCTATTTACACTGTGCGTGCCTGATAAAGCAAAAGCATCTACTTCCGTTTCATGAAAAGCCTCAAACATTGATGGGTTTTCTCTTGAGAACACATAATGATCTTGATGTTTTCTGTGGTACGCGGTTAGCTCAAAGTGACTATCATTTGTGTATTGCTGCGTGTGATTTATCATAAACAGCTTAGTTTTTAATGCTTCTGTTTCGTTCACGTTAAATGGCGTATACATATTTGGCCAACCGAAGAATTTCTCTTGTTGACCATAAAAAACATCGGTTTGAGAATGTTCGCTGGCGAGTTGCACGCGTCCAGAGGCACGGTCAAAATCATGGTCGCCAAACTCGATGGTACCATCACTTTGTGAGTGAGAGTATTCACCTTCCACGCCTAAAGTCCACGAACGGTTAGATTCAAGCTGTGTGCTGTATGCACTGTGCAATCTAAAC of the Pseudoalteromonas spongiae UST010723-006 genome contains:
- a CDS encoding methyl-accepting chemotaxis protein; the encoded protein is MNIISNLSINKKIHLITGLTVVLLIAILAVSRSTMVDNEKSINEISNVSYEVVKFATANKYLVQKLDELYTQSVTFGDEELIGKATETGELIKQNLEQLSRLSPEDASGRDIKLLQEYSKIAKDIASGMINGTADFSKIQQQAQEKTAKYEELVSHFETFQAKSDERFQALISDTLERSSDAISVTIGIIVIAIIMSALLAIYIAQAISQSAKEVASSLEQLANGGGSLSSKLEVRGEDEIGQVSQNFNGFISLLKDSVENVVSVVSPLMENSTRLVQGMERAENATNQQSHDAEIVRQSMEEMKLSVGDISNSAASAAEAARSAEKEVEVSAQQIESSVTESNALRDEIEAASGTIDQLANDTQNVGQILNVITSIAEQTNLLALNAAIEAARAGEQGRGFAVVADEVRELASRTAKSTNEIRDLLNVLTVAANDSVTAMNSAMEKAKQNSDNAAKTGDSIRKIAEQILAINGMNAQIATATEEQTSVASIVVDNVSNMHSSFESTLNSLEQVRSVATNLHDLSDKLLDATSRFNL
- a CDS encoding GNAT family N-acetyltransferase gives rise to the protein MELETERLLLRSLSSDDWQFFKHLHQLPDVMRFISDMPTLDVIKQRFDERCISWQKQSNDWLTLTMFDKNTMTPIGVTGFLSQWQPYQQAELGFMLDPEFQGLGYAKESTRRVTAFAFDECDYHKVTATVTQGNDASSRLLTALGFKLEGVIRDNYKIDDKWFNDQKFGMLKNEFS
- a CDS encoding amino acid ABC transporter substrate-binding protein, producing MLENVFNYMFLTVLIFLSLHAHGTSNKQVTLTYCYENKPVLPHFYGEGPLVPESKPGPAIDILNQVETYHPDLTIKFVRYPWKRCLNDLASGKVDAVVGRYHPLREQIARYPKNSDGELDNRFSFSNSASCLLYKAGSINWDGETLVFDKPMSMSIPNGYGVVGEMRKKGFDIYESPSISKAHELLFKGRVVVSLSNCHMEDVPTGFEQNMIPINQSIGYLMFSHQFFERQPLLANKLWQTLSEIDAEAFYQEYFNQALAH
- a CDS encoding LysR family transcriptional regulator, translating into MNKLRCMHLFARLADLGSFAAVAEELGVTPSMVSKEIQKLEMTLDARLLHRSTRKIQLTHIGEGYLNRCREILAQVHDADAYVQQMQNSVKGKLRINLPMALGLTDLNAVLSDFMSAYPEVELDIHLGDEALDLLEHGFDLGFRASSTVFDSNYIGKPLTKFTYHVCASPNYLAKHGDVTTPQSLKTHNCFIYSYFKGGNKWPINEGVTVTGNLKVNSTLYMKDVIVAGLGIGFLPSFVAKPAFKKGQLVEVLSNCSKPDLILYALYPNRKHTPPILAKCIEFIADWFSKKP
- a CDS encoding glutathione S-transferase family protein; this encodes MYRLFYSPDACSLATHTVLNLLDQSPQLASVNALDCFAKINPAKQVPALQYGEEVMCEGAAILLYLLNKHENDLLPANGVQRQHAIENIMFANASMHPAYSRLFFINNLELDQETKLILFNAAREHINHLWQVVDQKLRGNAFLGGESVSAADILLAVYSRWGAYFPVDIPLSERIQAMLKNVFALDAFKLALKNEQADQKKHGY
- a CDS encoding nuclear transport factor 2 family protein, which encodes MDINAKEAVINTVNAYFEGLHFADIEKLHAIFSHDCVLKAPGIRRGLDSWLSLVAARETPHEKGDPFSYKVLQLEVIGEQALVKVYCPLLGQEYIDFLGLLYENNRWRIVNKMYAPRVGE
- a CDS encoding tautomerase family protein; translated protein: MPYVNIQVTKEGGTHNVGPTDEQKRLLIAGVTELLQNVLNKDPKTTHVVISEVALANWGVGGVPVIDYRAQNKESI
- a CDS encoding TonB-dependent receptor plug domain-containing protein, whose protein sequence is MFRVANALFLSTLSAYSFASNDLISSTEIEKITVQSAATANNRPVGTFDSPVSNLEYDPRVDLQSRNMAEAQADVTIRGGIFENTGFRIGSATLYDPQTGHYFAEIPIAPEMLSKPQVLTGVDNALYGVNSSVGSIAYQWNTINSGGNVSAGAGNNGFKLFRLHSAYSTQLESNRSWTLGVEGEYSHSQSDGTIEFGDHDFDRASGRVQLASEHSQTDVFYGQQEKFFGWPNMYTPFNVNETEALKTKLFMINHTQQYTNDSHFELTAYHRKHQDHYVFSRENPSMFEAFHETEVDAFALSGTHSVNSQFNVLYSAQAMADSIESTTLENNFTSRDYYKLSLVPEYTTSLDANQSLTARLGVAFDDTNRDDSHVSVIGDISWLTRNQDNSTRKFYLSYAEATQVAGYTAIGGSETGGLFRSNHNLKREVSKNIEVGMSLDALDWRFDSALFYRFDNDLTDWTYSFDATSARAANAVDIDTLGFELFAIKSFGNADIVASYTYLDKSENYFDDTVDASFYALNYPPHRVTLGAVWHLHDSVVLRIDNEWRKQQENALRNGDDNALFTHLTATYTPRQLPGVNLVFAVDNLWNEKFEEVPGTPGRGEQYSVTANYTW